A stretch of DNA from Methanoplanus endosymbiosus:
CTGATCACCATCTCAGACGGAATGAGGGATATATTATCATCATCACTTGTATTTCTGGCATATATCACAACCGGGCTGTTACTCTCCATAGTTATTCAGGAAATAAAGGATAAGGAGAAAGAAATTGAGGACAGCAGAAAATTCTATGAAAATTTATTTGAAAATTCTCCGGACGGAACAATAATCTGCTCAGGAAATGGAGAAATTCTCTTCGCAAATGAAAGCGCAACGAAAATTCTTGACCTTAAAAAGGAAAAAATTATTGGAGAAAAGATATCCGATATAGGAATTAATCCGGAAAATTTTGAAAGGAAAAATGGCAATAATACAAAAACGGAGATGGAATCGTCAAAAGTAAAATTCACAGGCAGGAACAACCAGGAGACATGGGTTGAGATCTATGGAAAGGAGACCGATAAAAAAAGCGGCAGATATCAGATTCTCCTGCACAATATAACTGACAGCGTTAAAGCTGAAGAAGCACTCCTGAAAAGTGAAACAAGGCTCAGAGAACTGACCAGTCAGCTCCCGGAAGTAATATTTGAACTTGACATGGAAGGGAATTTTACCTACGCCACACGCTATTCAATGAATATTTTCAGAAAAGCACCCGAAGAACTTACGTCAGGAATGAAATTCTGGGATGTACTTGTACCTGAAGATTCAGAGAGGGCAATGAATAACTTTGAATGGTTCATGAATGGGAGAATAATTGGTTCAGTCGAGTACAGAGCCATTAATCCGGATGAAAAGGAAGTTCCAATCCTCGTTCATTTCAGTTATATAATAATAAATAATGAAATCCAGGGACTCAGAGGAGTTGCACTTGACTTAAGCCAGAGGAAACATATTGAAAAAGCGCTTAAACACAGTGAAAAGAATTTTAAAACTCTCTTTGAAAACTCAATTGATGCAATAATCACGCACAATATTTCAGGCAAAATATTTGAGGGCAATGAAAGCGCACACAGGCTTTTAAAGACAGGAAATGACGAACTAAAATCCAGAAACATACTGGATTTTTTCCCGGAAAATGAAATAAAGGAGATACAGAAGAGTATAAATGAGATGAAATCCGGAAAAAGTGTACTGTTTGAGTCAACACTTCTATCAACGGACAATAATATTTTAAATGTCGAAATGAGCTCAAAAATGATTGATCCCGCAGAGGAGAAAATTCAGACAATAATCAGAGATATAACCGAAAGGAAAAAGAACGAAAGGGCACTGACTGAGAGCGAAAAGAGATTCAGGAATTTAACAGATCTTCTCCCCCAGACAATATTTGAGACAGACAGTGATGGAAAGATAACATTTCTGAATAAGATGGGCTTCAGGACATTTGGAGTTAATGCTGAAAAACCGGATTATGAACTGTATATTACAGATCTGGTGAGTGACAGTGATAAAGAGAACCTGATGTCAGAATTTCTCTCAATACTGCCGGAAAAAGCAGCCAGTGTATCTGATGAAGGAAAGGAATACACAGGAATTACATCCATAAACAAAAATATGCCGCTCCTCATATATCTGAGTCCCATAGGTGCACAGGGTGAATGCAGAGGAGTCAGAGGCGCTGCAATAGAAATCAGTGGCATTAAAAAAGCAGAAAGGGCACTCAGGAAGAGTGAACAGAGGCTGAATCTTGCAATAGAAGGTGCCGGCATATGTGTATGGGACTGGAATATGGAGAAAGATGAGATGTTCTTTGCAGGCAATTACCAGGAATTATTCAGATGCTCTGTCCCGGAGCAGGACAAAAATCCTGAATCCTGGCGCGAAGTACTGCAGCTTAAGTTCTTCTCTGATATAATGGCCTTCTTTTCAGACATAACTGATGTTGATTCCAAAAAATATGACAGGGAAAGCCGCCACTTTGAATCTGAATATAAGATGAAATGCAGGGATGGAAACCACAAATGGATAAACGTACTTGGTAAGGTTGCAGAATGGGACGCTCACAGAATCCCAACGAGGATTGTGGGAATAATGATTGACATAACGGAAATCAGAAATTACCAGAATGCACTCTATGAATCAAACAAAAAATTAAACCTCCTGTCCAGTATAACAAGGCACGATATACTCAACCACCTTGCAGGTGTAAAAGGTTTCACCGACCTTCTGGACAAAAAGACACCCGAAGGAAATCCGGAACTGAAGCATTATGTGAAACTGATACGCCAGGCAGCAGACAATATCCAGGATCAGATCACATTTACCAGAGATTACCAGAATATCGGGGTCAAATCACCGATATGGCAAAACGCACTTTCGGTTTTAAATTCAGCCCGTGCCAGAGCGCAGCTGAGAGAGATTCAGGTAAGCGTAGATCTGGAGGATTTTGAGATATATGCCGATCCAATGCTTGAGAAGATATTCTTCAATCTTATGGACAATGCCATAAGGCACGGTGGAAATGTCACTAAAATAGATGTCACATTTGAGAAAAATTCAGACGGCGGCACGCTGATATTCAGTGACAATGGCATAGGTGTCCCTGAAAAGTTCAAGAAAAAGATATTTGAGCATGGATTCGGCAGCAATACCGGGCTTGGACTGTTCCTTGTAAAAGAGATACTTGAGATCACGGGAATGAAAATTTCAGAGACAGGAACTGAAGGAGAAGGTGCAAGGTTTGAGATAAGGATACCTCGTGAAAGCATCAGATATCATGAAAAAGAGATTGCATAAAATTAAAAGAAAAAAGGTCATAATAGCCATAATTAAAGCATAATAACAGTAAAGTACAGATAAGGCAACAATTATACAAATCAGACAAACCATCATTAAATCCATAGAATTAAATAAATAACAGATATTTAAGAGGAAAATAAATGTCAGACAAAAAACTTCTAATTATAGAAGATGATCCAATCATCTCAGAACTTATTATGTGGCGCCTGAAAGATATGGGCTATACAAACTGCAGATTTGTAAAATCAGGGGAGGATGGCATCACAGTTGCAGCAGATTTTATTCCGGACTTAATGATCGTTGATATTACCCTTGAAGGCGAAATTGACGGCATTGAAGCAGTTGAAGAGATAAAATCCAAAAATGCAGATATTCCGTTTATATATCTGAGTTCACATATGGAAGATGACATAATCGAGAGGGCACTTGAAACGAAACCATCCGGATATATTGCAAAACCATTTGAAGATTTTGAACTTAGAATGGGCATTGAAATTGCCCTTAACAGGTAAAATCAACCGGTCACTCAAAAAACAGATTATAAACATCCCCGCCTGGGATTATAACCACAATCAAAAGAGACAGGATACCTGCACTTAGACGCAGGTAACTGACTGAACCGTAAAACCGGCTGTACAGGTGAACTGCCACCCGCTTACGCAGGATTTCTTCCGGGAAAACAGATATAAATTATATCATTTTTTAATCCAGCAGGAGTGTTATCAGCAGATATTATCTTTTTGTAGATACAGATATTTACTCAGTTATGCTATCTCCGCGGGATATTGAATATATTGAAGGCTGCCTGAAGAGGCCGCTTTCTGTCCTTGAAAATGCATGTTTTGAAAACCTCTGGAGTGAACACTGTTCATACAGGTCCACAAAACCACTGCTCAGAACACTACCAACAGAAGGTGAAAACGTAATTTTAGGGCCTGGCGATGATGCAGCAATCGTCAGATTTTCTAAAGACAAAGCCATTGCAATCGGCATGGAATCACATAATCACCCAAGTTATGTTGATCCATATGACGGCGCAGCAACAGGTGTCGGCGGAATTGTAAGAGATATAATTTCAATGGGTGCAACACCCATCGCACTTATGGACCCGCTCTACTTCGGGGATCTGTCTGAAGAGAAGAACAGATATCTCTTTGAGCATGTTGTTCAGGGGGTCGGCGATTACGGAAACTGTATAGGGGTTCCGGTTGTCAGGGGCGAGCTTACATTCAACCGTGACTACGGCGGAAACCCGCTTGTAAACGTCGTCTGTGTAGGAGAAGTATCTCCCGACAATTTCCTGACTGCAAGAGTCAAAGAGCCGAAAAACCGGCTTATACTTTATGGCGCATCAACAGGCAGGGACGGCCTTGGCGGTGCATCATTTGCATCAAGGGACCTCTCAGAAGAATCTGAGGCAGAGGACAGACCGGCTGTTCAGGTGGGCGACCCGTTCACAGAAAAACTCCTGATAGATGCCACGCTTGAGATGGAGAAGACCGGAAAAATACTCTCATGCAGGGATTTGGGTGCAGCCGGACTTGCCGGTGCATCATCTGAGATGTCAAGCACATTCGGCGCAAGGATCGCTGCTGACCGCGTACATCTACGCGAGGGCGGCATGAATGAAATTGAGATCATGCTCGCAGAATCACAGGAGAGAATGCTAATGGAAGTCTCTCCTGACGATGTCGATGAACTGACAGCCATCATTGAGAAGTATGACCTTAAATGGAGTGACATCGGAGAAGTTACGAAAGAGAACAGGTACATCGTAACATTCCACGGCAGGGTAGTCTGCGATCTGCCGGTTGATCTCTTAGTAGGCGGAACTCCGGATGAGAAATGGCCAGGAAAACCGTACTCTATTGAAAAAACCTATAATAAACCGGAATCTGACATCAAAGAACTGATCTTAAAGGTTCTTTCCCACCCGGACATTGCAGACAAAAGCTGGGCATACAGCCAGTATGACCACGATGTCCAGTTAAGAACAGTCTCCACAGCCGGAGGCGCGGCATGCCTCAGATATGACGGCAGAGGACTTTTCCTCTCATGCGGTTGTTCACCGGAAAGAATCCGGTTAAAGCCATATGAAGGAACAGCAGAGACTGTATATGAAAATGCAGCAAACCTTGCCTGTCTCGGCGCAGAGCCGCTCTGTGTTGTAAACTGCCTTAATTTTGCAAGCCCTGTTCATGAGGAGATCTTCTGGCAGATCAGTGAATCTGTAAGAGGCATGGGAGATATGTGCAGGACACTTGGAATACCCGTAGTTGGAGGAAATGTATCACTGTACAATGAATCGGATGAATTTGGCACAAGCATCCCGCCGACACCATGTATAGGCATGGCAGGCAGAGGTGAAATCAGAAAGTTCAAACCGGCACTTCCGGGAATGACACTCGCAGTTGCGGGAGACTTCAGGAATGAGACAGGAGGCAGTATTCTTGACTACATAACAGGATGCGGCGGAAAAGGGCCGGAAATTCCGGATGTAAAAATCCTTGCAGCGATCAGGGACATGATAAACTCCGGAGCCATCTCTTCAGCATCCGACATCTCAAAGGGAGGAATACCCGCATCACTGGCTGAGATCTGCCCCGGTGCTGACATAACCATAACAGGAGATGCAGCTGTGCAGCTCTTCTCCGAATCTTCAGGCAGATTCCTTGTTGCATATGATAAAACTCCGGAATGCACAGATATAAAACTGCATGAAATTGGAACAGTCTGTGAAGAAGGACTTACCATCAGAACAGATAATAGTGTTATTTCAGTTGGAAAAGATGAGATCAATGCTGCACTATCATCCATAACCTCCCTTATGAAATTCTGAGTGAGAAAAACAGAGGAAATAAAGCAGATATAAATATCTCATCTCTGAAAAATGAGAGAGATCAACCCCGGAAACTTTTTTCAGACAATAACAAAGTATAAATACCACAGCATAAAATGCAATCATCTCCCCACAAAATAATATAAATAATTACTTCAGCAGTTTACTGCCGGAGAAGCAGTTTCCAGAGCAGAAATAATGACTAAAAGACACATAATTTATCAGAAACGACATTAAGCCACAGCCCGCAACATTAAACAGGCCAACACAGACAGACAAAAGATTGCTATTAATAATGAATCCGGGAGCATATGAAATTATACAGATTAACAGAAAATCCAGGTTAAAATATCCTGAAATCTGAAAGAGATTAAGCAATAAACAGCCGGATAAACCGTTAATTAAGTTAAAGCTGACAGTTCAGAACATACCGTGCAGATCAACAATCCTTCAACGGATAAAATACGGAATTTAACTCCTGATGCAGGCCACAGGCACAGCATAACGGCCATAATATATGGACATATGTTATTGTCAGCCCGAAAATAACATGCGTCCCCTGGATAAGCCAGGAGACATTCCCGGAATCGTGATCTGTCAGGAATAAACAGTAAACCATAGTATTATTAATTAATGCACATCACAAAAGAATGACATAAATTGAATGTAACATAAAATAAAGAGATTTAAGGGTACAATATCTGCCGGAATAATAACAGATCAATAAAACTAACGTACAGTCATAAATACTGATTATTACAAACTCATACACAGAAGTTCCCGGCCAACTTCATAAATATTATAATATCACCACAAAAAACTTAAAGAGACTATTTACTATAGGAACCACCCGGGAAAGGATGCGGCTCTTATGAATATATCCCGCAAAAAATCCCGGACAGGTTAGGACAGAGGTTAAATCAGATGGATCTACCAGATACACAGTCCACCCTTCCGGATGTTCGCATCAACTTAACAAGGGTAGGTGTCAGAAACGTAAAAAAACTCATTGAAGTTGCAAGACCAGGCAGACGGCCTGTAATTTTTATCTCGAACTTCGATGTTTATGTTGACCTTCCAAGCAGCCTTAAAGGTGCCAACATGTCAAGGAACTTCGAAGTAATAGATGAAGTTCTTCAGCAGGCAACAGAGGGAGAGGTTGACGGTATTGAGGAAGTATGCAATTCAGTGGCAAGAAAACTCCTCGACCACCATGAATATGCTGACAGAACAGAAGTCAGGATGAAGAGCACATTCATGATCAGACGCGAAACTCCGGTTTCAAAGACTGAATGTGACGAAGTTGTAAACGTGGTCGCAAGAGCGGTTGCAAAAAGAAACAACACAAATCCGATTGTCAGAAAAAGCATAGGTGCCCAGGTAACAGGGATTACCGCATGCCCATGTGCACAGAACATAATGAAGGAGATTGCTCACAATAAACTCCGTGACTTAGGCATAGAAGAGGAGAAGATTGAGACATTCTTAAATGAAGTTCCAATGGCAACCCACAACCAGCGTGGGCAGGGATTCCTCTGCATTGAAACGGATGATGATCAGCATGTAAATCTTGAGAAGATCATCAATGTCCTTAAAAACTCAATGAGTGCAAAAATCTACGAACTTCTCAAACGCGGCGATGAGAGCCATGTCGTCTTTTCAGCGCACAAAAACGCAAGATTTGTTGAAGACTGTGTGCGCGAGATGGCCAAAAGGGTTCTGCTTGATTTTGAATTCCTGCCCGGAGATTCACTCATTACAATAAGGCAGACAAATGAAGAGAGTATTCACCAGCACGATGCCTATGCGGAGAGGAAAGCAACAATTGCAGAACTCCGTGCTGAAATGAACGAAACCTACTGATTATTCCGGATTATTATTTTTTCGTAGCAATATCAGTCAAAACAGAGACAACCCAGTGACACATAATGAACCACACATGGGTAAAAAATAATACTTTTTTTAAAATAAATAATACTCGGCTAATTAACAACGAAAGGTATTTTTAACGATAAAACTGAAATTAGAAATTAGCGTACTGATTTCAAGGTACGTGTGTTGCAAAATAACATAGTGTGTTTACACGAGTATAGCGAATTGAACAAATAAATAAAATAATGAGGCGATAAATTTGTCGAAAGTTGTAGAGGTTTCCCCAACTACAAGACACGAGGGGCACACCAAGCTCGTTCTCAGAGTCAATGACGAGGGAATTATCGAGCGTGGTGACTGGCTCAGTCTTACACCAGTGAGGGGTATTGAAAAACTTGCCATTGGAAAGTCAATGCATCAGGCACCAAAGATTTCATCACGTGTCTGCGGTATCTGTCCAATAGCACATACCCTCGCCGGAATCGAAGCAATGGAAGGTTCAATCGGATGTGAAATTCCGGATGACGCTTACCTTCTCCGTATAATTCTACAGTGCGCAAACAGAGTCAGCAGCCACGCACTGCACAACATACTGTCACTCCCTGACATGTATCTTCCGGGTACAGATACACACATCAACCCGTTCACAGCAGAAGAACCTGTCAGAAGTGTAGCACTCCGTATTCAGAGACTGCGTGAGATTGCCCAGACTGCCGGAGAGATTGTCGGGGGAGAACCTATCCACCCAAGCAATCCACGTGTCGGCGGTATGTACAAGAACATCACACCACGTGCTAAATCAAAGCTCTTTGACCTTGCAAAAGAAGGTTCAGAACTTGCACGTGAACACATGGAGTTCATGATCACAGTCTTTAAGGACTGGAATAACCGCCCGACTGCATCTGTTGCATCCGGATATGAAGTAGAAAAGACCGAGAGATTCGGATCACATATCCAGGGATACATGGCAACAGATCCACTCTACGGCAGTTCAAATCTGGATGCAGATCCAAAGTGGTTCCCTGAGCGCTGGACAGAAGTTCGGCCATGGGACTGGTACATGGGTGAACAGGAGATCACACTTGACGATCCAAACTATCCAAACCACGCAACCACTCCTGCCGGAAACAAGGCATGGCCACAGATGGAAGCCTGCACCGCAGTGCCGATGTATGACGGTCAGCCGGTAGAGGTCGGCCCACGTGCACGTCTTGCAATGTTCCGCAATTATGACATGAAAGGTGCAATGGGTCTTCAGATTGCACGTCAGATGGAATATACTGACTGTTTCTACAGCATGATTGAAGCAATTGATGCAATTGATACATCAGGCTCAGTACTTGCAGACGAGATCCCACAGGGTGACGGTTCACTCGGATGGGCAGCAAATGAAGCACCACGCGGTACAGATGTCCACCTTGCAAAGGTAAAGGACGGACGTGTACAGTGGTATTCACTGCTTGTGCCTACAACATGGAACTTCCCGACATGCAGCCGTGCACTTGAAGGTGCACCATGGCAGCTTGCAGAAGTTATTGTTCGCGCCTACGACCCATGTGTGTCCTGTGCTACACACATGATGGTGGTCGATGAAGAGAAGAAGGTAGTCGCCCAGAAGCTAATTCAGTGAGTCTGATGTTGATGCAGGACTGGTACGCAGAATATATGATTGTCGGGTGCGGTAACACGCTCCAGACCGATGACGGTTTTGGGCCCGCAGTCATCTCCGAATTGAAAAAACTGGATCTCCCGGAGAATATTAAAACTCTTGATGCAGGCCTTGCAGGTCCGCATTACCTGTTTACCATGATGGCTCAGGCAGATATAACCGTTAAAAAAATGGTTATACTTGACATCATGGACTTTGGTGGTAGACCGGGTGAAATTACAAGAGTTACTCCGGATCTTCTCGCTCCCGGAGCGTACACCGATCCCCATTCCTGGGGACTTAAGGAACCTCTTCAGGTGCTTGCAGAGAGAACAGATATAATAATATTCGGGTGCCAGCCGGAAAGCATTGACATCTCCCAGATCGATAATGAGGCAGATGATGCCGAATTCTGGGTCACTGAATCTGTCAGGGAGGCCATTCCCAAAGCAGTGCATCTTGCATTAGCTGAAGTAGGAGTGGATTATGGGACTACTATCACGTCTCAAAGAGATCTTCACAGGGAAAGAGGAGGAAGAGGTCAGGAAGCCTGAAACTCCGGTAATAAAAAAGGAAGAGGAAATTTCTGAAATTGTGGAAGAACCGGCTCCTGAGCCGGCTGTTAAAACAGAAGACGCTTCCATCAAAAAGGAAGAACCTGTTCCTGAACCGGTAGTAGAAGCACCTGCCAAAAAGCCTGCCGAAAAACCAAATGATGTGGAGACTCGCCAAACGCTGGATGGAGATAAAAAGGAGGAAAAGCCTGTGGCAAATAAAATAACAGTTGGACACGTACACATGTCCGGATGTACCGGATGTCTCGTGTCACTTGCAGACAATTATGAAGGCCTCTTCAAAATTTTTGATGACTATGCAGACCTCGTCTACTGTCTGACATTAGCAGATGTCAGGCACATCCCTGAAATGGATGTTGCACTTGTAGAGGGGTCAGTATGTCTTCAGGACGAGACCTCAGTTAGAGAAATCAAAGAAACAAGAGAGAGGGCAAAGATTGTCGTTGCTCTTGGAGGATGTGCAGCATACGGAAACATCACAAGATTCTGCCGTGGTGGTCAGTGGAACCAGCCCCAGCATGAGTCATATGTCCCAATCGGAGACCTGATTGATGTTGATATCGTCATACCATCATGCCCTCCGGGTGCAGAATCAATCAGAAATGTATGTGTTATGGCATACCTGCTTCTTCAGGGAACTGATGAGCAGAAGGAGCTTGCAGCAGCATACTTAAAGCCTCTCATGGACCTTGCAAAGCGCGGTACAGAAGCCTGCGGATGTGACCTTATGTATGATGTCATAAACCAGGGACTCTGTATGGGATGCGGAACATGTGCAGCAAGCTGCCCTGTCCGTGCAATCACAATGGAATATGGCAGACCTGCCATTGACCGTGACATGTGCATCAAATGCGGAGCATGCTACGCACAGTGCCCACGCAGTTTCTTCAACTTCGATGTCATCAACCAGTTTGAGGGCATAATGGAAGCAATTGATGGTGCAATGGGCAAGGGAGGTGAGTGAAATGGTGCTTGGTAACTATAAATCAGTAATCTCAGCCCGTGCAGCAGATGCAGAAATCCTCAAGCGCTCGCAGGACGGCGGTATTGTAACCCAGCTCTTTGCATACGCACTTGAAGAAGGAATTATTGACGGAGCAATCGTCGCCGGACCAGGCGAAGAACCATGGAAGCCGGAACCTGTTGTAGCAACAACAAGGGCAGAGCTTCTCGCAGCACGCGGCACCCGCTATACAATCAGCCCGAACATGATGCTCATCAAGGAAGCAACACGTTCATACGGTCTTGACAAAGTAGGTATTGTAGGAACACCATGCCAGATGCAGGCAGTCAGAAAAGCACAGCTTTACCCAATGGCAATGCGCAAAGTGCCTGACAAGATTGCTCTTGCAATCGGTATCTTCTGCATGGAAAACTTCCCATACCAGGGTCTTGAAGCAATAGTTGAAGACCACTGCAATGTAAAGATGGAATCCGCAGACAAGATGGACATCGGAAAAGGCAAGTTCTCTGTTTACACAGAACGCGGTGCAGTTTCGCAGATTCCACTCAAGGCTACACACAAATATGAGCAGCCAGGATGCCACGTATGTCTTGACTACGTAGCAAACCTTGCAGATGTCTCAACCGGATCAGTAGGAAGTCCGGACGGATGGAGCACAGTCTTTGTCCGCACAAAGAACGGAGAGAATGTCTGGTCAAAAGCAATTGACGCAGGATACTTCGAGACAAAGGACATTGCATCTGTAAAACCAGGTCTTGACCTTGTAACAAAACTTGCAACAGATAAGATCGACAAGAACAAGAAATTTGTCGAGGCACGTGCAACCTTTGGTGTAAACAAGGGTCTGCGCAACCCATACATCTAATTTTTTTCTTTTTTTTGAATTTAAGACATTTTAGCTTTGTCCGGACGGCAGATATTATGCCATAAACGGGAATACAATAATCCACATCAAAGCCAACACTCAGATGAACCAAAACCAAATTTATTGAACTTTGAAATCAATAAATAATTTAAGGAAGGAAAAATTATGGTTAAAATTCTGATCACAGATGATTCACTATTTCAGAGAAATATTATCACCGAAATACTCTCTGAATCAGGTTATGAATATATAGAGGCAAAAAACGGACTGGCAGCCCTTGAAATTTTAAAATCCGAAATGCCGGATCTTATACTTCTGGATCTGCTGATGCCTGAGATGGACGGTTTTCATTTCCTTGATGAATTCAATAAATCCGGTTACAAAGTTCCGGTAATTGTTCTTACATCAGACATCCAGAATACAACAAAGGAAAGATGTATGAAACTCGGAGCCAGTGGATTCCTAAATAAACCGGTTGAGACAGAAGAGCTTCTCCCGCTTATAAAAGAGCTGACGGAGTGAGAATTCATTTATGCCGGAGAAATACTCAGAAAATGATATCGATGCTGTCCGTGAGATATTAAATATCGGGATAGGCCGTGCTGCGGGCATGCTGAATAAAATCACAAAGTCACACATCACACTTACAGTGCCGGATGTTGAGATAATATCACCAAAAGAATTCAGTGAGAGGAAAAATGCTGAAAACAAGGATAATCTTGCAACTGTAAAACTTGAATTCAGAGGCGAATTTTCAGGAACAACAGCAGTACTCTTCCCGCCCGACAGTGCTGCAAATCTGGTTATGGCAATAACAGGCGAGGAGGCAGGAACAGCGGAACTTGATTCCATCAGGATAGAGACACTTAAAGAAATAGGGAATATAATTATCAACGGCGTGATGGGTTCTGTCGGAAATATAATTAACAGCCCGCTGAACTATGAAATTCCGGCTTACAACGAAGAATCAATAAACAGTCTGATCGCACATTCAAAAATAATGGAAGAAGACGGAATTATAATTGCAATGACAAAGTTCAGTGTTGCTGATCTCAATGTTAAAGGGACTATAGTAATGGTGCTTGAGACAGGATCTATGGACATACTTCTGGAAAAAATAAACAGTATTTAATATGCCAAATCAGGAATCATTCAGAATAACAGAGAACTTCCCCATAGGAATATGCCTGATAGACCGGAATTTCAGGATAATTTACCGGAACAAAATCCTTGAAAGATGGTCGGCGAATAAAAATTCAGAAATAATAGGCAGATCTATTCTGGAATGTTACCCTCACCTTAAAGATGCCCT
This window harbors:
- a CDS encoding PAS domain S-box protein, which produces MSSVKKKGAALYKPHTISKDKIILLLSGILSFLILTSEINLYIYADPLQFYLAHIFIFPVILFSVFIPEKGFILSAGTGFCYLLASLITISDGMRDILSSSLVFLAYITTGLLLSIVIQEIKDKEKEIEDSRKFYENLFENSPDGTIICSGNGEILFANESATKILDLKKEKIIGEKISDIGINPENFERKNGNNTKTEMESSKVKFTGRNNQETWVEIYGKETDKKSGRYQILLHNITDSVKAEEALLKSETRLRELTSQLPEVIFELDMEGNFTYATRYSMNIFRKAPEELTSGMKFWDVLVPEDSERAMNNFEWFMNGRIIGSVEYRAINPDEKEVPILVHFSYIIINNEIQGLRGVALDLSQRKHIEKALKHSEKNFKTLFENSIDAIITHNISGKIFEGNESAHRLLKTGNDELKSRNILDFFPENEIKEIQKSINEMKSGKSVLFESTLLSTDNNILNVEMSSKMIDPAEEKIQTIIRDITERKKNERALTESEKRFRNLTDLLPQTIFETDSDGKITFLNKMGFRTFGVNAEKPDYELYITDLVSDSDKENLMSEFLSILPEKAASVSDEGKEYTGITSINKNMPLLIYLSPIGAQGECRGVRGAAIEISGIKKAERALRKSEQRLNLAIEGAGICVWDWNMEKDEMFFAGNYQELFRCSVPEQDKNPESWREVLQLKFFSDIMAFFSDITDVDSKKYDRESRHFESEYKMKCRDGNHKWINVLGKVAEWDAHRIPTRIVGIMIDITEIRNYQNALYESNKKLNLLSSITRHDILNHLAGVKGFTDLLDKKTPEGNPELKHYVKLIRQAADNIQDQITFTRDYQNIGVKSPIWQNALSVLNSARARAQLREIQVSVDLEDFEIYADPMLEKIFFNLMDNAIRHGGNVTKIDVTFEKNSDGGTLIFSDNGIGVPEKFKKKIFEHGFGSNTGLGLFLVKEILEITGMKISETGTEGEGARFEIRIPRESIRYHEKEIA
- a CDS encoding response regulator encodes the protein MSDKKLLIIEDDPIISELIMWRLKDMGYTNCRFVKSGEDGITVAADFIPDLMIVDITLEGEIDGIEAVEEIKSKNADIPFIYLSSHMEDDIIERALETKPSGYIAKPFEDFELRMGIEIALNR
- the purL gene encoding phosphoribosylformylglycinamidine synthase subunit PurL, yielding MLSPRDIEYIEGCLKRPLSVLENACFENLWSEHCSYRSTKPLLRTLPTEGENVILGPGDDAAIVRFSKDKAIAIGMESHNHPSYVDPYDGAATGVGGIVRDIISMGATPIALMDPLYFGDLSEEKNRYLFEHVVQGVGDYGNCIGVPVVRGELTFNRDYGGNPLVNVVCVGEVSPDNFLTARVKEPKNRLILYGASTGRDGLGGASFASRDLSEESEAEDRPAVQVGDPFTEKLLIDATLEMEKTGKILSCRDLGAAGLAGASSEMSSTFGARIAADRVHLREGGMNEIEIMLAESQERMLMEVSPDDVDELTAIIEKYDLKWSDIGEVTKENRYIVTFHGRVVCDLPVDLLVGGTPDEKWPGKPYSIEKTYNKPESDIKELILKVLSHPDIADKSWAYSQYDHDVQLRTVSTAGGAACLRYDGRGLFLSCGCSPERIRLKPYEGTAETVYENAANLACLGAEPLCVVNCLNFASPVHEEIFWQISESVRGMGDMCRTLGIPVVGGNVSLYNESDEFGTSIPPTPCIGMAGRGEIRKFKPALPGMTLAVAGDFRNETGGSILDYITGCGGKGPEIPDVKILAAIRDMINSGAISSASDISKGGIPASLAEICPGADITITGDAAVQLFSESSGRFLVAYDKTPECTDIKLHEIGTVCEEGLTIRTDNSVISVGKDEINAALSSITSLMKF
- the mptA gene encoding GTP cyclohydrolase MptA, giving the protein MDLPDTQSTLPDVRINLTRVGVRNVKKLIEVARPGRRPVIFISNFDVYVDLPSSLKGANMSRNFEVIDEVLQQATEGEVDGIEEVCNSVARKLLDHHEYADRTEVRMKSTFMIRRETPVSKTECDEVVNVVARAVAKRNNTNPIVRKSIGAQVTGITACPCAQNIMKEIAHNKLRDLGIEEEKIETFLNEVPMATHNQRGQGFLCIETDDDQHVNLEKIINVLKNSMSAKIYELLKRGDESHVVFSAHKNARFVEDCVREMAKRVLLDFEFLPGDSLITIRQTNEESIHQHDAYAERKATIAELRAEMNETY
- the frhA gene encoding coenzyme F420 hydrogenase subunit alpha, with the translated sequence MSKVVEVSPTTRHEGHTKLVLRVNDEGIIERGDWLSLTPVRGIEKLAIGKSMHQAPKISSRVCGICPIAHTLAGIEAMEGSIGCEIPDDAYLLRIILQCANRVSSHALHNILSLPDMYLPGTDTHINPFTAEEPVRSVALRIQRLREIAQTAGEIVGGEPIHPSNPRVGGMYKNITPRAKSKLFDLAKEGSELAREHMEFMITVFKDWNNRPTASVASGYEVEKTERFGSHIQGYMATDPLYGSSNLDADPKWFPERWTEVRPWDWYMGEQEITLDDPNYPNHATTPAGNKAWPQMEACTAVPMYDGQPVEVGPRARLAMFRNYDMKGAMGLQIARQMEYTDCFYSMIEAIDAIDTSGSVLADEIPQGDGSLGWAANEAPRGTDVHLAKVKDGRVQWYSLLVPTTWNFPTCSRALEGAPWQLAEVIVRAYDPCVSCATHMMVVDEEKKVVAQKLIQ
- the frhD gene encoding coenzyme F420-reducing hydrogenase, FrhD protein, whose amino-acid sequence is MLMQDWYAEYMIVGCGNTLQTDDGFGPAVISELKKLDLPENIKTLDAGLAGPHYLFTMMAQADITVKKMVILDIMDFGGRPGEITRVTPDLLAPGAYTDPHSWGLKEPLQVLAERTDIIIFGCQPESIDISQIDNEADDAEFWVTESVREAIPKAVHLALAEVGVDYGTTITSQRDLHRERGGRGQEA